In Deltaproteobacteria bacterium, the genomic stretch GCAACCCCACCTCTGCCATCTTCACATTGGCCCTGGTCACGGCCATGTCTTCCTCTGTGGCGCCTGCCTTGGCCATGTTATACTGCTCCTGGGCGGCCTTGAGCTGGGCCCTGGCAATCTTAAGCTGCATCTCCGCGGACTCATAATTACTCTCCGGAACCGAGGACGTCTTAAGCAGTCCCTGCATGCGATCAAAAGAACGCCGGGCAAACTCCAGATTGGCCCTGGCCTGCTCCAAGGCAGCCTTGGCCTGCTCGACCTGCTCCACCCTCGTGCCAGCCAAAACCTTGTTCAGCGTGGCCCTGGCCGTCTCAAGGCCGGCCCTGGCCTGACGAACGGCAATCCGGAAGTCCTCCTGGTCCAGCAAAATAAGGGAATCGCCTTTTTCAACCATGACCCCTTCAGAAACCAGTATCTTGGCAATCTTCCCCGGAAGCTTGGAGCTTATCTTTGTCTCCCGCACGGCGAAAACATTTCCAGTAAAAGACAAAGAACTCTTAATGGGGCCCAGATAGGCCCTGGCGGTCTTAACCAGGGTCAAAGGCGCCTCCTCCGTTGTCCCGGCCAGTCCTTGACTCTCTCCCGCCTGGTCGCACCCGGCCAGCCAGCCAAGCGTGCATATTATCAATACAAAAAAAACCAGGAATCCGCGACTACTCGTTCGTCTCATTATTTCTCTCCTGCAATGCCGTTGAACCAGGACTCGTTGTTCACTTTTATTATGCTACTCACGGTATGCCTGACACATGGTTCAATCTCCACGGATGCGCCCTTACACCCAAATTAAAAAAAAAGCCAGACGTTTCATGTGTCAGCCTTGTTCTCGTTCCAGGCTTCTAAAGGCCAGCTGGATTGTCTGCATTACCAGTTCAGGCTCCAGCGCGGTAAAGTAAG encodes the following:
- a CDS encoding efflux RND transporter periplasmic adaptor subunit, whose amino-acid sequence is MRRTSSRGFLVFFVLIICTLGWLAGCDQAGESQGLAGTTEEAPLTLVKTARAYLGPIKSSLSFTGNVFAVRETKISSKLPGKIAKILVSEGVMVEKGDSLILLDQEDFRIAVRQARAGLETARATLNKVLAGTRVEQVEQAKAALEQARANLEFARRSFDRMQGLLKTSSVPESNYESAEMQLKIARAQLKAAQEQYNMAKAGATEEDMAVTRANVKMAEVGLLASQTQFKNTVIRAPFGGTIVMKMANEGETVAPGIPLLLLSDMNSVKVEFGIPEEYFKTIHVGYKGFVRVDAYPGYHFEGAITLKNPQIDLAARTFKVRMEIPNTDQEYFLVPGMFARIELTLKEKKQAVLVPGKAVLESEGEKYVMIVDQAGRPQKRIVETGLADKNTIEIISGLQAGEQVIIQGNYGLKAGSPIQTSN